The sequence below is a genomic window from Nicotiana tomentosiformis chromosome 6, ASM39032v3, whole genome shotgun sequence.
ttaagcttttattcgttatttgttcaagttttaatttttagtttgcttTAGTTTGTGATAACgcaggctcttctcttgaatgcggaggagtaaaAGCGCAAACAATatcattcctcttgatcctgagatcgaacgaacacttcatagagtgaggagggaagttgaagctagaactagaattaaaagagagttggacatcgtagttcaaccacagccaatataGATAGCAGGTAAAGAATGGCGTCCGGTGATAGAAgctgcaaggcccaatcttgataatatgactcaggcaaTTGTGAAGCCTGAGATCATGGGTCACTTTGAACTCAAACAATACATgatacagctgattcagtccacagggcaatatgtgggtctatctcatgaagacccacAAAGGCACATTGATAACTTCCTAGAAATTACAGATACTTATAATTATCCGAacatttccaaggactatgtcagactGACACTATTTCCGTTTTCACTGCtaggggaagctaaggaatggttgcaaaaggagcccgcgaactcaatccacaattgggatgatctagcaatgaaattcttaatcaagttgtttcccactaagaagacaaagtcgttgaggagccagattcttgggtttCAACAATGAGATGGCGAGACTGTGTTTAGATTAGaatagaattagagagagcttgtttctgaacccgtggcttgggggacgatttcgcggttaggataagaatatacctaacagtcttgcttaattgaataccgtattatatttgttcatgatagactcaataccataggaatatatgattgatatattgtgagcaggcgagtagtattgtgggaacatgctattcatataaatgATCCGGCtaattagcaaccatagataatctggattaacgagtgtgattattgagcttaataggattgataaaccaaccacaaTCCTTGAATTTTCACCTCCTCTGAATTAAAATCTCATCATAAAcatttgcattcttgataaattagttgttGCTTTTTTAATTTCCGCAATTATAGATTAATAGAAAAACATCTCTCTTAAATATCatggacaattaattgatttttgtttgcttagttgacaattgatctaagtctctttgggttcgacatccgactttcgagtcactttattacttgacggccatgtatacttgtgtgtacttggggaaccaacaagtttttggcgccgttgacggggacttagttattgattgtttatctaagttaagcttttattcattatttgttcaagttttaatttttagtttgcttTATTTATGATAACGCATGCTCTTCTATTGAATGTGGAGTAGTAGAAGCGAAAACAATATCCTTCCTCTTTATCCTGAGAtcgaacgaacacttcatagagtgaggagggaagttgaagctagaactagaattgaaagagagttggacatcgtagttcaaccacaaccaatagagatggcaggtaatgaagggcgtccggtgatagaagctgcaagacccaatcttgctaatatgactcaggcaaTTGTGAAGCCTGAGATCACGGGTCACTATGAACTCCAACaatacatggtacagctgattcagtccacatggcaatatgtgggtctatctcatgaagacccgcagaggcacattgaGAACTTCCTGGAAATTACAGActcttacaattatccgaacgtttccaaggactatgtcaggctgacattgtttcccttttcactgctaagggaagctaaggaatggttgcaaaaggagcccgcgaactcaatccaAAATTGGGATGATCTAACAAGGAAATTCTTAATTAAGTTTTTTCCCACTAAGAAGAtaaagtcgctgaggagccagattctcgggtttcaacaacgagatggcgagactcttcgtcaagcttggaaaagatacaagaagctactcagagactgcccacatcattgtcagactgatgaggtgttGCGTCACACTTTAGTTGATGGGTTGGACgagacatcaaagatgaatcttgactcagcatgtgggggtagttgcatggcaagaccgtatagtgagatCCAGATCCTGCTAaacaatttcactgctaatgataatAATTAGCAAGAATATGGGGAACCACGAAGAGCGCTTAAACAAAAGGCAGCAAGTGTGATcgagcttgatgatttctcagcTATGAGGGCAGATATAGCGAGATTAGAAAATCAGATGAATAAGATGACAATGCACCAAGCACAACAGATGCAGCATGTGCAACAAATGTCTACTTACTGCAAGTTTTGTGGTGAAGGTCACACAAGTTACATATGCCCCGTGAATCTTGAATCTATCTACTACGTGGTGCAACAAGCTAGAGGGCCGATGAATCAAAATTCTCAATATAGTAACACATACAATccgaactggaggaatcatcctaacttctctcGGGGTGGAAATCAGAACATCAGGCCTCAAGCGAATTATAATCATCCACCTCAACCTCCACAGCAATCAGAAGAGAGTTTGACTGACATGATGAAAAAGCTCTTGACAGACAATTAGAAAGTTATGGCTGAGAATCAACAA
It includes:
- the LOC138894699 gene encoding uncharacterized protein — translated: MAGNEGRPVIEAARPNLANMTQAIVKPEITGHYELQQYMVQLIQSTWQYVGLSHEDPQRHIENFLEITDSYNYPNVSKDYVRLTLFPFSLLREAKEWLQKEPANSIQNWDDLTRKFLIKFFPTKKIKSLRSQILGFQQRDGETLRQAWKRYKKLLRDCPHHCQTDEVLRHTLVDGLDETSKMNLDSACGGSCMQEYGEPRRALKQKAASVIELDDFSAMRADIARLENQMNKMTMHQAQQMQHVQQMSTYCKFCGEGHTSYICPVNLESIYYVVQQARGPMNQNSQYSNTYNPNWRNHPNFSRGGNQNIRPQANYNHPPQPPQQSEESLTDMMKKLLTDN